In a genomic window of Thermodesulfobacteriota bacterium:
- the radC gene encoding DNA repair protein RadC yields the protein MEEAQWQERVAGHRQRLRDRFLESGLDGFTDCEVVEMLLALGTPRRDTKAAARAALQRFGSLAGVLEAPQAALEEVPGIGPKNAVAVRFIHGVARRFLARRLVGKSYLTSAAAVADYLRHALADRKQEVFVVILLDAEHGIIDTRFLGAGTLTAATVYPREVVQLALAHHAAALVVAHNHPSGHLAPSAADRRLTQQLHVACTVLGIRLLDHLLIGAGPEVYSFADQGLMAEIRAAGDRLLA from the coding sequence ATGGAGGAAGCCCAGTGGCAGGAGCGGGTGGCCGGCCACCGCCAGCGGCTGCGGGACCGGTTCCTGGAGTCGGGCCTCGACGGCTTCACCGACTGCGAGGTGGTGGAGATGCTCCTGGCCCTGGGCACCCCGCGCCGGGACACCAAGGCCGCGGCCCGGGCGGCCCTGCAGCGCTTCGGCAGCCTGGCCGGGGTTCTGGAGGCGCCCCAGGCCGCCCTGGAGGAGGTGCCCGGCATCGGTCCCAAGAACGCGGTTGCAGTCCGCTTCATCCACGGGGTCGCCCGCCGCTTCCTGGCCCGGCGCCTGGTGGGCAAGAGCTACCTGACCTCGGCGGCGGCGGTGGCTGACTACCTGCGCCATGCCCTGGCCGACCGCAAACAGGAGGTGTTCGTGGTCATCCTCCTGGATGCCGAGCACGGGATCATCGACACCCGTTTCCTTGGCGCCGGCACCCTGACCGCGGCCACCGTCTACCCCCGGGAGGTGGTGCAGCTGGCCCTGGCCCACCATGCAGCGGCCCTGGTGGTGGCCCACAACCATCCCTCCGGCCACCTTGCGCCCTCGGCCGCCGACCGGCGCCTGACCCAGCAGCTCCATGTGGCCTGTACGGTGCTGGGCATCCGCCTGCTGGATCATCTGCTCATCGGCGCTGGCCCCGAGGTGTACAGCTTCGCCGACCAGGGCCTGATGGCCGAGATCCGCGCCGCCGGTGACCGGCTGCTGGCATGA
- a CDS encoding NIL domain-containing protein, which produces MYARIYVLRFPKSIVDQPIVCDLVKRFQIDFNILKATILPGHEGLMVIELRGHKPNVDKGLTHMRDLGIQVETMATEIRRDDEACLQCGLCTGLCPTGALAINREDMGVVFQPELCSGCALCLNVCPVRAMAMTLNGTISFPD; this is translated from the coding sequence GTGTACGCCCGTATCTATGTCCTGCGCTTCCCCAAGAGCATCGTTGACCAGCCCATCGTCTGCGACCTGGTCAAGCGGTTCCAGATCGATTTCAACATCCTGAAGGCCACGATCCTGCCTGGCCACGAGGGCCTGATGGTCATCGAGCTCCGGGGTCACAAGCCCAACGTGGACAAGGGCCTCACCCACATGCGGGACCTGGGGATCCAGGTGGAGACCATGGCCACCGAGATCCGGCGGGACGACGAGGCCTGCCTCCAGTGCGGCCTGTGCACCGGGCTCTGCCCCACCGGCGCCCTGGCCATCAACCGGGAGGACATGGGCGTGGTCTTTCAGCCGGAGCTGTGCTCCGGCTGCGCCCTGTGCCTCAACGTCTGCCCGGTGCGGGCCATGGCCATGACCCTGAACGGCACCATCTCCTTTCCCGACTGA
- a CDS encoding AAA family ATPase has protein sequence MPRKARLVVFFGLVATGKTCLAQAFARRIGARHHNSDEVRKELAGLAPTARAQEELGAGIYSPELSRRTYRELLVRAEADLAAGQPVVLDAAYKTRAERQTVRELGQRLGVPARFVFCTCPEAEVQRRLALRAQDPEAVSDGRWEIHLAQRRSFEEPAAEEDDVLVLDTAHPLPELLARLDAAG, from the coding sequence ATGCCGCGTAAGGCCCGTCTCGTCGTCTTCTTCGGTCTGGTGGCCACGGGCAAGACCTGCCTGGCCCAGGCCTTTGCCCGCCGGATCGGCGCCCGTCACCACAACTCGGACGAGGTGCGCAAGGAGCTGGCCGGCCTGGCCCCCACGGCCCGGGCCCAGGAGGAGCTGGGGGCGGGCATCTACAGCCCGGAGCTTTCCCGGCGCACCTACCGCGAGCTCCTGGTCCGGGCCGAGGCGGATCTGGCCGCCGGCCAGCCGGTGGTCCTGGACGCGGCCTACAAGACCCGGGCCGAGCGGCAGACGGTGCGGGAGCTGGGCCAGCGCCTGGGGGTGCCGGCGCGGTTTGTCTTTTGCACCTGCCCCGAGGCGGAGGTGCAGCGGCGACTGGCCCTGCGGGCCCAGGATCCGGAAGCCGTCTCCGACGGCCGCTGGGAGATCCATCTCGCCCAGCGCCGCAGCTTCGAAGAGCCGGCCGCCGAGGAAGACGACGTGCTGGTTCTGGACACCGCCCATCCCCTGCCCGAGCTGCTGGCCAGGCTGGATGCCGCCGGCTGA